The DNA window TGATTATGAGCCAAGTAAACTTTTTTACTTGAAGAACTTTAGCCGTCCCAATTTGTCAAACAGAAATAAAAGCTTCACGTCACTAGCATTTGTTTACATTTGTAGAGCTTACATAGGATATGATACTGTGGATAAAACCCTTCAATTACTGTCATTTGGTGAAGCTGGGTCTCAATATTATATGGTTGTGAAGTGGATGACCTTAATATATCGAAAAAGTACTGAATCAAAATGGTATAATTTCGGAGGAAAACAGCAGTGGATTGGATTTGAGCTTGTTTATTCCTTTTAGTTTCCTACTTCAATAGCACGCGGTAAATTTCTTGTGTGGGCATTCCAAGTGACTGCATTTACTTACATTTAAGTAATAGTAAATAAAAGATACTTCTTAAATTGTTATTTGTGTGACCTTTATGTGGAACATGTTGCTTGTTAGCAATGATGTTTTCTAGACGTTAGATAGTTAAGACTGACTTTAAGAACAAGATTTCAAGTCATCTTTTATATCTCCTGCGCCAGACATCATTTGATTATTTCATGAATTTCCTTGATTTCACTGTGTTCTGTAGTCTAACCTGGTGTTTGGCCTATTTAAATTTAGGTACATACATTGACAAGAAATGTCCATTCACTGGCAATGTTTCTATCCGAGGTCGTATCCTTGCTGGTACATGCCACAGTGCTAAGATGAATAGAACCATCATCGTTCGTCGCAATTACCTACATTATGTCAAGAAGTATCAGAGGCAAGGCTTGTCACTTATACTATTTTTGGCTGcttcacttcttctttttttagttttaacaCAAGTTATTTCAGATACGAGAAGAGGCACTCAAATATCCCAGCTCACATATCACCATGCTTCCGTGTGAAAGAGGGAGATCATGTTACTATTGGACAGTGCAGGTTAGGACtatcttattttgattttcctgtagtatatttttcattattggTTGTTATTGTAGGTGATAACATTTTCTGCTTTACAGGCCTTTATCCAAAACCGTGAGGTTCAATGTCTTAAAGGTGATTCCAGCTGGTTCTGGTGGTGGAGGGAAAAAAGCTTTTACCGGAATGTGAGCTTGATGCTTCCATTTTAATTGTTACTTCTAGGAATGATGTCCATACTTCTATCCCTTTACGGGAATGTTGTCTTCGTTGATTTTCCTTTGAGCCTCAAGTTTTGAAACTTAAATGCTAGCAGCAAGTTTTTTTTCCCTATGGATCTGTTGGTTCTTTGCCACAATCAAAAACTTCAATACCATTCTCAATGTTCTATAAATGAGTGCAAAATTTACTATGCTTGTGATACTTGTTTGAAGGTCGGTCGAAGTAGTTAATCGTATTTCTCCACTAATGATGGTTTGCGTTTGCTCGAgtgttttgtgtatatttttcgtTGTGTAACTATGCATTAAATAGTTGGTCAATTATATGACTGACAATGTTTTCCATTTAAATAAATCACAAGATTttatgtaataaaataaaataaaatagagcaaTATAAATCAATCGTATTGTAGACAGTATATAGAGAACAAAAGAGTTTTCACCTTTTTTCCAAGTATACATTAAGTAGGTGTTTGGCCATGTgttatggtatcgtgagattgAATcggcgtttggacatgcgatctatgttgattccatctcatgttTCCATAgcatgagaggtgataccatattctccaaaaattatgatatggaattatatggtgattccatatcatgatttgagatatttaaatacaataattgatccatgagtttatattttgttaaaacaatcccacatttatatctactaaccatttgtttcatatgtaaataaaatttataatctcatcattacattttaaaatttattattctcaccgacataaaatttattattctcaccaacataaaatttattattctcaccaacataaaatttattattctcaccaacatatagtcactttaactcacacctcacgattgtgaaacttttcgacattcacttgaaacaattaaccggcatgttaaaatagttgcCGAGGCAATTGGCAAGATGGCACCAACATTTATATAGCCAAAAAATATGACTGGTGTACATTCCAAAATTCGACATAATACTCGATTTTGGCCttggtttaaggtaaaatttcaatcacattaataaatttattttatggccttaataagtgaacatttctattttatgtgtaagttattagtatttagttgcatatttcctatcaactttgtttaaagagataatatttattttataactttgcattgtcttggaagcactatttttattattcttacaaacattatttttatgaagtgcattctataatgcttccaatttattttatgttcactaacctaatattgatgtattttttatttggtaggattgtgttggtgcgattgatggaacatatatagaaggggaggttcctaaagcggtgcaacaagcatatcgtaatcgcaaaggaagaacatcacaaaatgtcgtatgtgcttgtgattttgatatgtgGTTTACTTTTGTTCTTGCTGGTTGAGAAGGTACTGCACATGATAGTAAAGTACTTGAGAATGCATTGGTTGAACCAACGTCATAATTTCCATTTCCGCcacatggtaactttaaattacatccttagaataaatattatttatttacacaaagctgtctcatttacgtcacatatgcttttagtaattctttataaaatgttgtttggtagataaatattatgttgttgatgctgatttccgaaacacaaaaggatttttagctccatacaaaggactacgctatcatttgcaagattaccgaggaagtgaaagagagcctcaaaatgccaaagaactatttaattataggcattcatctctgcgcaatgtgattgaacgaacttttggagcttggaaaaatagatttagaatactgaaacaaggcatgaaccattatgatattgatacacaagtgaaaattgtcatagcttgtgcagtgttacataattatttgcgagaataccaaagtagtgatgaaatatttatggtctatgaacatgaagatatagttgaggaggatattgaccaacaaatggctcaaagtaacaatgttgattcgtcttctcggtcacgTGATCAAGAAATACAggttcaacgtgaggaaattgtccgtactatgtgggaggattatattaaagactagtacactataatttatgttcaattttttttattaaattaaagttagatgaaacaattacttaagtggagaacaaataactttgtaataatttattatgcgattttataattttttgtttatttgataagattgaataaacaattggggctattttaatagttttacaacttatgagatttttatgtttatgagaaaatatacaacacaaaaatttcatatcgcatgtccaaacaaaccttcaatttcatctcatgatactatatcatgattccatattatgataccatatcgcatggccaaacgggccctaagcgtgtacaatttgaatttttatgcTTCTATTTAGTGATAGAggtatacaaaaaaattattagtaataAGATAACATTAATCATTTCAGATTAAGGTGGGTGTTAGGGAGGTGTAAAAGGTTGCAAGTTTAATGGTGTGATCAAAAGTAGAGATTATGCTAGGAGTTACTTATATTTGTGTAGAGTAAAGTGaaaacttttttgtatttttagtgCTATACAATTATGATGCTCTAGGTGCGTACactatgaaaaaatatgtttttctttggAAAATAGTTTTTTACTTGTTTGATATGTAAgctaaaaagtattataattttttatatatataatctagacaaCCTCTACTTTCGCAAGGTAAGTAAGGCTGCATAAATAACGTCTCACCCTGTTTTGGGGCATGATAATCTAACATGCTCAAGTTCTCCGATTGCCAGAATAATGGACAGTGTGATCATCCCAAACCTAAAAGGGCATATGGCCTTATTGCCAATTTAGATAGTGATGTAAATACAATAAAACTTATCTAgatggaaaagaaaataattttctattcaCCAATAGGGCCTGTGGAAAATTCTGTTAATTCAATATAACTTACAAGTTCAATACTAATTTTACAACATGCATACCCAGATTTGGCAATGTCACTCTGTTCTaagaaaaagaatttacaaAATGCTACCTCCTTTCAGTCCTCCCCCGATTAGAGGGGAAAGTAGTGTGGGACGATGTATCTTCCTCCCTGAAAGGTCGAGTTGATGCATCTGCTATACTAGGTAACCTTGAAACACTGCCCTTCCCTTTTCTGGCATTTGGACCGATCTCCTCTATCATATACTTCCAACCATCTATAGGCCTCCTCCGACTAAATATATGGGTTTTAATAAAACTGGCAATCTGCATAATCAACATTTATGCAGCATTAGAAACAAGAGCAAACAATACATCACAATGTCTCACTATCCAATGTCAGAGCCTTATAAATCAGACTAATATTCTTTTACTGATTTGCTATTATCCATTAGCGAACATAATCACAGAGGAATAGTTAGTACATGTTAAAATGAACACATTAAAGATACAATTTTTCTTCAGAAAACTGTCCAGTATAGCCAAAAGATTTATTCTTTTTACAACCGTAGTGCTAGCTTGCGAGCTCCTCGACAAATTCTAAGGGGCacctgctacctcccaccagTACATGTACCGGATAACTCTCTCCACCAAGGCTTGGATGgatgagaagaaatcacctaaaATTTTCTCTACTAGGATTTTAACCGGAGACCTCATGGTTGTCAATCCACTTCATTGATGGGTGATAAGCAGAAGATAATTCAAAATGAGGTCTATCAAACATAAGAGAAACATGTAGATATAATTCCTGTCTACAAATAACTCACAAGTCACCATTCAAGTACCATAAAATCTTGGAATTGTTCAACTGATAAGGATGTGATGGAACTGGGCTTTGAGGACGTGAAATTGGAGAATGAAGTATCTCTTCAAGCTTGTATTGCTCGAGAGtgaagcaacaacaacaacatgcccagtgatatccacaagtgaggtctgggGAGGGGTAGAATGTaggcagaccttaccactacctcgtgggaATAGTGAAGATTCATGAAAAAAGAAGGTGCCAAGCCATCATGCTACTGACCAAGGTATCCACCAACCACCAATTTTATTGATCAATAATATACTAGGATTACAAGGCAAGGTAAACATACTCAGTGAACAATGTAAAGCTAGGATCAAAAGTAGAGCGTAGACTAGCTATCAGAAATGGCTAGCTCCAAAGAGAATGATTACCACCAAAGATGTGGACCTCCAAGAAGATGAATAGGAAGGGAGTTCAGAGGGCTATATTTGGTCAAAAAGATTTGTTGAGGGCACTTGCCTTCACTTCTCTAGTAATGGAAGGAGGCTAGAACAAAAGTTTTACCCCCTAAATGTACACTGCTCGGAGGAAATACCACATTGGTGACATCCATATAAGAGGGGAGTAGTAGTTAAAGGAAGACCGAGGAATGTGGTAGTGCAACTTATGGAAACCTATGCAGAGAGATCCATTGAGATGCAACAACGTAAAGGTATCCCAATTCCTTCGCAAGAAAAATCTTGAGTGACTGGAAAAGCCAATCTCAGAGGAATATTCAGTATTGGCTCTACAATGTAAGAGGAAGAGGCTTCAAAGATCAGACAGTTTTCATTTTGCCTACATCAAAGGCTGCTGGGAAATTATTAGGCAGAACATACTGGTAGCCCACCGACATTTCATAAAATAGAAGATTTTAATAGAACAATAATTTATTCCTTGCCCCGTGAACTAATGGAAATCCTAGTAGAGGAGATGGAAAGCTTATTATCTTGCTTggtttttattcttctttttcatttcataaACTGTTGTGAAAGACTGAAAGTGACTTgtccaaaaacaaaaatgacTGAAATTTCATCAGTCCTTCAGGTTCAGTGTCTTCATCAAAGACAAGTCCTGGATGCTCAACAGAAAAATACACTTCTAGTTCAACTCTTGTAATGTTTGGATGAGTTAGCTGTTTTTGTTAATAAGTAGCACAATCTTGCCTAACTTGGTCTGTATAGTTAAAAGGATTTTGATACCTTTCTTATCGAGGGAAACATataaaagggaaagaaaaaaagaaagatctaAGCAAACTAGTATGCTTGTGGGAAAAAGACATATTTCTAACCAAAGATTACTGATTCACCAGATCTAACAAGAAGTTCGTCCAGAAACCAAgcttaacaacaacaacaacagcataCCCAATggaatcccacaagtggggtctggggagggtagagtgtacgcagacctaaCCACTACCTCatagaggtagagaggctgtttccgaaaaACCCCCAGTTCGAGTGCAGTAAATCCAagtacaaagaagaagaaaatcgtccgaaaaccaagcttgaatttataaaatcgGATTTTCTCCACAAACCTGGAATTTGTTGAATGCAATTCGGCGTTCAAATTCTTGGACTAAGATATCTTCTTCTCTTTGCGACATCTCCCATATATTCCCATCTTGTGTTTTTGAAGTGGTTTCCCAGCCATCAGGTTTGTTTTTGAACTCAGAAGTCGTGTTTGAATTACTTGAATCATCATTAGGTGAATCAAAAATCCTGAATATACACAGTGTAGTGAAATTAACAAGATATGGCAGGTGGTCATGGTATAAATCTTAGCCTCACAGTTATTTATCATTAAACCGTCAGGTTTGGTTTTGAACTCAGAAGTCGTGTTTGAATTGCTTGAATCATCATTAGGTGAATCAAAAATCCAGAATATACAGAGTGTAGTGAAATTAACAAGATATGGCAGGTGGTCATGGTATAAATCTTAGCCTCACAAGTTATTTATCATTAAACTACTCAAAAATCAGTATTTTTCGACGAATTAGTAAAATCCTGTACCATCTTGCTTGCTCAtatcttcaaaatcatcatgCTATTAGATCAAATAGTAGGTCTAACATTGACCAagtattcaaaaaaataaaatagccaGGAATGAAAATAGAGAATAACATAAAATTGGCATACTTTAATACCATGTTAACTCATCTAAACTATCAAAATAAGTCTATAGCTGCAAGTCTATCACTTATGGTTTGCATTCATCATCAGTCTCTTTCAAGGCAAAGTTTTAGTATAGCTGTATAGGTAGTAGAAAAATTTCTGTCTCGCCAAAATAAAGATGTATTTTCCCTTATAAGATGTGTCGAGATTCTTATATAGGAAAAAGGTCCAGTAAAGCCCTTAACATTAGGTTTAACCAAATGGCTCGTACAGTATATCTTTGCTAAAGGTTTCAAAAATGTCTCCACATAATAGACTTCAATTTATCCGAGTCactaacttcaaattctagatccacCTCTAAAAGAACTATTACGACTCACAATCACATGCAAAATGTTAAAGATTTGATTACAAATCAATTCAGATCCCCATCAAATAAGCAGAGTCAACTATGTCAATCAATGATCAACTATGCATCAATACAAACTATTTACGGTCGGTTGTATGAATCAATACATCCATAAGCACAGTCAATAACCATAAAACTACACATCAATCCTacttatcccaaaaaaaaagaagataaaagacTATGCCTCATTCCCAAACTATTTGGGTTCGACTATAGGTTTTCTATATCTGTAAGCACAGATTTATGAATCAACAATCAACCACTCCACAAACCCTACCATAAATGcattaaattaaattgattaatgATCAACTACACCACAACCTCAAATTACTTGTAAATCTTCTATATTATAGCACAGacaattatatcaattaatGAGCAACTCTACCTCAACCTCAAACTAGTTGGAGTTCACTACATGAATCTTATATATCCCATATGCACAATTAATTATATCAATCAATGACCTATTACGCCTCAATTCCAAACTAGTTGTGGTCTATGTATCCTCTATTTCCATAAGCATAGTACACTataaaatatattcatgaatttcaaacctaaaaccaaaaaaaagcataaattcaaataaatagcATTAAAAAGTGCAATTTTGATCATACTCTGAACAGCTATCCAGAAGTTTTTCAATATCATCAGCATTGCCGCTGCCACCAATAGAATCTCCTAGCTTAGTCTCTTCCATCTTCTCAATCTCCTTCAACCACAAACCAGCATGCACTCTCTGCTTCTTCAACCTATAATCCCTCTTTATATTCTCCAAACTATAAAGCGAACTTTCATTTTCGTTGATAGTTATGCCCTCACCGCCATTTTTCTGCTGCTTCCCCTTTCTTAAGTGCCAATTCTCATTCATATCCTCCACAAAGGCTTTAGTTTCCGTATCAACTTCCGGAACCCTAGACTCAATTTggatatttttggtagtgttgCTGGTATCGTTGGAAAGTGCAAAATTTACGTCGGCTTCCCATGGAGCTCGATTCTTTCCAGACAGATCGTCGGGAAGCCACGCAGCTTCCCATGCGTCGTTCCATTCATCGTTGCCGCTTTTGGTCGACAACCGCCGGCGGACGGCCGCGGAGAAGGTGGAGTTTATGATAAAGGTTGATGAGAGTTTGCGGACCGGGTTCATTAGAGAATGGTTTAGATTCAAAAGAAGCTACGATTAAGTGGGCGTTGCACATTTTGgagtaaattttgaaaaaaaaaaattgtatttatactgaaaaataatattttataatttgaccataaataattgaagttgttttttatagaaaaagtgaaaattctgaaaaattcaacttcaaggtCAAAAGTAATCTTCGGagtttaactttgaaaaaagtgaaatagtgaggattttgaaattcaaatttgatttaCAACTTATTCGATTTTCCATCTTGTAATCTCTACTATATCATGAAAAAATCGTTCATTGTTTCTTCTTAAGCAACTAACACATTGATACACACTTGAACTCCTTCGATAGTAAGTTTATAGCCAGCATTCCAATTGTTGATTCACCGATAAATATAATTCATGACACATGGAATCTAAACTTCACATAATTACCTTTGAGgtcttaaatttatttatttatcttttataatattaaaaaacgTGAATGTTAAAGATTAAAATGTCAAATGTTAATGTAGATGtaagcaaaaaaaaagattgaatgacTATTATGTAAAAGATTTGATGGTAGTTATACTATAAAATTAGCCTCGTCTTTAAATTTGTAGGTGTGAATGAAATTCCGTGGCAATATTAGCGTTTAACATGaataatatctaattttgtAATCACCATTTAAGTCATATTTATAGTTCacagaaaattataaatatatccATTTTGGAATAACTTCACATGTGCAATGTCTTATGCATAAATAACTATTGTTAATACATAACTCCCTATATCTTAAGTTATTACTGTTTCGTTCCTATTTATATGTTgttcttactaaaaatagatgcttttttatatttgtcgtttcacaaaatcaatgcataaatgacatttttttttctattttacccttgagagTTATTAGCCTTAAAAGTATGAATTTGACTAATACAAGAAAACCaagtaatttatttatgttcattggtcaaattaattaatcaaaataaattagttatgttcatttattgaaaacttcACTTCAAGATAACACTAAATAAGGGTACAATGATAAACTTATTTAGTTTCTTAGGAGCGTGAAGCTCAAAATtgatgacatataaatagaaacgAAAGGAGTTCGAAATAGTTACCTATACAAATTAGAAATAACAATGTCCAAATAAGAtgatttttttacaattttagtAGGTTAGATTTTAGGCCCATCTGTAAATTAGCCCATTTTGCAAATCCAGTCCACAGTATCTAACCCAACCTGTCTAGTAGTGAGCAGTGAAGTACATAAGTTTCTTTAAGCCCACGAATCCATCACTCTCCACTGCAAATTAGGGTTTTTGCTACCCAGCATCTCTCGCCGTTCATTTCATCTTCCTTTGCAACCCTCAATCATGGCGGAGCAGACAGAGAAGGCATTTTTGAAGCAGCCAGGTGTTTTTCTAAGGTGAGTGTACTGACTGATGCTACATGTTTTTTCTGCTCAAGTCCGTGAGTTGAGAGGGATTCGAGGTTAAAATTTGCGTTTTGTTGTTTATCTGATTTCGGCAGCTCTAAGAAGACTGGTAAGGGAAAGAGGCCAGGAAAGGGAGGCAATCGATACTTTAAGAGTATCGGCTTAGGATTCAAAACTCCTCGTGAGGCTACCGAAGGTTCGTATTCATTTGCTCTAATTATATGAAAGACATTGCTCAATTACtgtatttaatttgtttcttgCTGGCCTCTGCATTGTTGATTTATAATTTAGATATGAGCTTTCCCAagtatagtgaatatagttggGTTGTATATGTTATTATGGTCTGAATGGCGCAGAACTGAAATTCTACAAGGCTAGTTTTCGATTTCCACTTTCGATCTACGCAAAGTAGGttattttctttctatattGTCTTGATGTATTGAGTCTCAACTAGTTTAGGATTAAGGTCGATGTACACGCCTTAAGCAATGGGCCTACTTGATGCAAATGGCAAAAAACTTATATTATGTTTCTGCAACTTAGTTGTCATTTGGTAAATCTTTCTAGTaagaatttgaagttttttgCAACGGCACTTGGTAAATCTTTCTATCAAGTTATAGTTTTTCCCCTGTAGTTGTCATTtggtaaatatttatattatgaagTTATTTGACATGATGACTTATTAGCTGGGACTCAAAACATTAGGATTATGCAGGATGCAGGTCATCCATCTGTGTTTATGGTACTGTCTTGCTTTGACCAATCATGTAGcctttctttgattttcttttaaatcttCTACAAAATTTCCAATAAAACCAAAGCATTTAGGATTGAAGCACTTCTGTTTTTCTCTCGTTAAGCTTATTATTGTGCCTTTGTTTCACATAAACTGGATACTGGGTCTCCAAATATTAAATTTCGACTGAAGTAGGCTTCTGGAAATATGGACGAAGTTGAAAGTTGTTCATCTCTGTTGCTCCAAATATCATTTGATTATTTCCTGAATTTCCTTGATTTCCTGAGGTCTAACCTCATGTTTGGCCTATTTAAATTTAGGTACATATATTGACAAGAAATGCCCATTCACTGGCAATGTTTCTATCCGAGGACGTATCCTTGCTGGTACATGCCACAGTGCTAAGATGAATAGAACCATCATTGTTCGACGCAATTACCTACACTATGTCAAGAAGTATCAGAGGCAAGAGCTTGTCACTTATACTATGTTGCTCgcactttcttttttcttttgttagttTTAACACACGGGTTATTTCAGATATGAGAAGAGGCACTCCAATATTCCAGCTCACATATCACCATGCTTCCGTGTGAAAGAGGGAGATCATGTTACTATTGGACAGTGCAGGTTAGGACCAccttattttgatttctctatAGTTAATTTTCAACATTTGCTGTTATTGTACATGATAACATTTTCTGCTTGACAGGCCTTTATCCAAAACTGTGAGGTTCAATGTATTGAAGGTGATTCCAGCCGGTTCTGGTGGTGGCGGGAAAAAAGCTTTTACCGGAATGTGAACTTGAGTGTTTCTTTTTTAATGTTTACATCTAGGAATGATGTCAAGGCATTTCTGCTTTTACTGAATTCTCGTCTTCATTGATATTCCTTTgagattcaaattttgaaacttaATGCTAGTAGTAACAAGCTTTTCTTTCCTATTGAGCCACTATGTGTACTGTTCATCTTATGAGAGGTTTGATTTGGTGAttgattcattttaaaaaaacaggATTTATGGTTATTTTAGTCTACTGGTACATTGCCATTTGCCACAATTAAATACTATACTACTATAGTATCAATAGATTTTCTTTGTTCTAAAAATGAGAGACCATAAGCTATTATACTTGTGCAACTGTTAATAAGGTTGGTACTAGTAGTAAGTTGTGTGAGTTTATATATGCAGAACCACTCTTCTTATAATGTTACCATTCTTTTTCCATCTTTGAGTAAGGTGACATTAAACTTTCCACTTCATTCATCTAGTTCCGCCTTTATACCAAGTAAAAATTTATTGCAAGTTCTCTTTATATTTTGTGACATACGTATATGATCTATAATAAGCTAAAAGACTTTGCAGGTGTGAATTTGCTTATACTAAATGGTCATAAACACGATAATAGGGTAACAACTAACTATTCTACACTATAATTCACAATGAACTTTTGATTTAgtttaagggtgtgtttggtacgaaagaaaaatgttttcttggaaaataaatggatttcaaatttattttctcatgtttggttggtgagtagaaaatatttttttagtgtttggttggtgaatgaaaaatattttccagaaaaaatcttttattttggCTTGAGACTAAAAAATactctttaggaaaataatttatgatcCGAAATCAACCCTGATAATTGATCTAGGACTCAATCCTGACACCCAAACTAGGACAAGACCTCGATAACCATTCCAAAATTCAACCTTGCGATTTGATcgaggaatttttttttcaaaaaaaatattgactgGAGTAACGGGGAGGGCTTGGGGGTAGGGTggcataaaaatgattttttttaaaaaaattgaaatatgtttcaaaaacaacttttttaaaaaataaaattttgataggGTGGCGCGCCGAGGGTATGGGTGGAGATggtgtaaaaaataattttttaaaaaaagttgaaatatctcccaaaaatagttttttctttaaaaaaaaaataaaaattgacagGAATGGTCTGGGTGGGGGTGGCCGGGGGGAGGagaaatatttctcaaaaataattttttcttaaaataattttttgataggAATGGCCTTGGGGAGGGGgatgatataaaaaataaaataaataaaatatttgaaatatttcctaaaattattttttaaaaaaaaaaaattgacgggTGTGGCGGGGGAGTGGTGTAAAaaactaaatttgaaatatttttcaaaagcaatttttttttagcgGGTTGGGTGAGGTaagaaaaaaatcttaaaatttgaaacattttttaaaataattttaatttttttatttattttttggtttgtgGGGGGGNTGGTTTGGTGTagggataaaaatatatttgaaatttaaaaaataagaaaattaaatatattctttttttgaatGGTGAGAGTCAGGGTATGggtagggtaagaaaaaaaattaaaagatgaagtagagttttgaaaaatgttttccctCAATTTTGGAtagaaaatcattttcctta is part of the Solanum stenotomum isolate F172 chromosome 8, ASM1918654v1, whole genome shotgun sequence genome and encodes:
- the LOC125872957 gene encoding 40S ribosomal protein S11 isoform X1; amino-acid sequence: MAEQTEKAFLKQPGVFLSSKKTGKGKRPGKGGNRYFKSIGLGFKTPREATEGTYIDKKCPFTGNVSIRGRILAGTCHSAKMNRTIIVRRNYLHYVKKYQRYEKRHSNIPAHISPCFRVKEGDHVTIGQCRPLSKTVRFNVLKVIPAGSGGGGKKAFTGM
- the LOC125872957 gene encoding 40S ribosomal protein S11 isoform X2, whose amino-acid sequence is MAEQTEKAFLKQPGVFLSSKKTGKGKRPGKGGNRYFKSIGLGFKTPREATEGTYIDKKCPFTGNVSIRGRILAGTCHSAKMNRTIIVRRNYLHYVKNYFRYEKRHSNIPAHISPCFRVKEGDHVTIGQCRPLSKTVRFNVLKVIPAGSGGGGKKAFTGM
- the LOC125872954 gene encoding protein GAMETE CELL DEFECTIVE 1, mitochondrial-like — encoded protein: MNPVRKLSSTFIINSTFSAAVRRRLSTKSGNDEWNDAWEAAWLPDDLSGKNRAPWEADVNFALSNDTSNTTKNIQIESRVPEVDTETKAFVEDMNENWHLRKGKQQKNGGEGITINENESSLYSLENIKRDYRLKKQRVHAGLWLKEIEKMEETKLGDSIGGSGNADDIEKLLDSCSEIFDSPNDDSSNSNTTSEFKNKPDGWETTSKTQDGNIWEMSQREEDILVQEFERRIAFNKFQIASFIKTHIFSRRRPIDGWKYMIEEIGPNARKGKGSVSRLPSIADASTRPFREEDTSSHTTFPSNRGRTERR
- the LOC125872964 gene encoding 40S ribosomal protein S11, producing the protein MAEQTEKAFLKQPGVFLSSKKTGKGKRPGKGGNRYFKSIGLGFKTPREATEGTYIDKKCPFTGNVSIRGRILAGTCHSAKMNRTIIVRRNYLHYVKKYQRYEKRHSNIPAHISPCFRVKEGDHVTIGQCRPLSKTVRFNVLKVIPAGSGGGGKKAFTGM